The genomic stretch CCGGCGGCCTTCGATTCCTGATTCTCCACCAGATCGGAAGCCCGGGGTGCCTGGCGGAGCCCGCCCGCCTCAGGATCCGGGAGCGCCGTCCCGACGTGGTCGTGTTCGGACATACGCACGCCGTCTGCGACCGGGTCGTCGACGGCGTCCGTTTTCTGAATCCCGGCGGCTCGGGGCCCCGTCGATTCGGTCTTCCCAGGACGGTCGCGCTGCTGGAGGCGAGCCGCGGCGAAATCGAAGTCCGCTTCGTGGGGATCGATGCCCCGGGCCTGGAGCGTGAAGGGGAGAACCGATGATGCGAAAAAGCAGGATGATCGTCCCGGCGGTGCTGCTGGCGGCGCTCTCGGCGGCCGCGGCTCCCCGAAGGAGCGCCGCGCCGCCGGCCAACCTGATTGCGACGTTTTCGATCGTGGCCTACGACCCGGCCAACGGCGACCTAGGAGTCGCCGTCACCTCCAAGTTCCCGGCGGTGGGAAACGGTGTGCCGTGGGCCCGCGCGGGGGTCGGCGCGGTGGCCACGCAGGCCGCCGCGAACCTTTCCTTCGGTGAGGGAGGGCTCGATTGGATGGTGCGGGGGGCGTCGGCGGAGGAGGCCCTTCGGAGAGTGATCGAGGCCGATCCGGGACGGGAGGAGCGGCAGGTCGGCATGGTGGACGCGCGCGGCAACGCCGCCACCTTCACCGGAAAGAACTGCTTCTCATGGGCGGGAGGCAGGACGGGAAAGCACTATGCCGCCCAGGGAAACATCCTGGTGGGGCGCGAGACCATCGAGGCGATGAGCCGGGCGTTCGAGCGGACGCGCGGCGAGCTTCCCGATCGGCTGGTGGCGGCGCTTTCGGCGGGCCAGGCGGCCGGCGGCGACCGAAGAGGGCGCGAATCGGCGGCTCTTCTGGTCGTCCGGAAAGGCGCGGGGTACGGCGGCAGAGGGGACCGTTGGGTCGATCTCCGGGTGGACGATCATCCCGATCCGGTCCGGGAGCTTCGCCGGCTCCTCGCGGTGCATCATCTCTATTTCGGCCGCACCGATCGATCGAAAGTGGTCCGTATCGACGCGGCCCTGGCGCGGGAGATCCAGCTGGTCCTGTCCCGAAGAGGATTCTATAAGGGGTCGATTCACGGAAAGTACGACGCCGCCACGCGCAAAGCCCTGGAGGACTACCTGGGATGGGAGAACCTGGAGGAGCGGATCCAGAAGGACGACACGATCGACGACGTCGTGCTCGCCTACATCCGGGAGCACGACGAGCCCGGCAGGCGGTAGCTCGTCCGCCGGAAAGAGGCGTCCCGTGTTGCGTCTGGCAATGGCGTCAACCGCGAGGCCGTCGAGGCGCCCGGATCACCCGGGGCGACGAAGTGCCGCGTGCCCCAAGCGGCACGCCGGCGAGGCGGGATGGATCAACGGTCGAGTGTAACGGGATTTCGGAGACGCGACCCTAGTCCTCGAAGCGAATGTCCTTCACCGCGCTGTTCACGATGAACACCCGGGTGTTGTTCTCGCCCGGGTCGGCAGGATAGAAGTAGAAGCCCTTCTTGTCCTTCCCATACCCCTGTGAGAAGCCCCACACCTTCTCGCCATCCTGGAACTCCACCACCGTCTTCTTCCCCAAGGAGGACTCCATGGCGAATTTCTTGGCGCGTTCCACCGAGCGGCGGGCCGCCCCCCATTCCTTGACGTAGAAGAGGGCCTTGAGCTCCTCCACGCGGATGACGGTCGGCATCCCCCCGCCCTCGCTGGGCAGGAGGTGGAAGGATTCGGAGGCCGGATGAAAATCCTGCGTCAACCCCCGCAACGTCCTGCCATCCTTGAAGTGAGCGACGACTTTGTCTTCCATGGGCCCCCCTTCGAATCGGCGCGCGGCGCGCGCTACAGATTGCCCGTGACGGCGATGGCGCCGTCCGTGGCGAACGGAGATTCCGCGTCCACGCTCGGGAAGAAGACGACCGGCAGATCGGCCAGGTCC from Candidatus Polarisedimenticolia bacterium encodes the following:
- a CDS encoding metallophosphoesterase family protein — translated: MRIGVISDTHGRLEARVLDLFQGVERILHAGDVGSEEVLERLESVAPVTAVHGNVDEGPLVERLREVEWLEAGGLRFLILHQIGSPGCLAEPARLRIRERRPDVVVFGHTHAVCDRVVDGVRFLNPGGSGPRRFGLPRTVALLEASRGEIEVRFVGIDAPGLEREGENR
- a CDS encoding DUF1028 domain-containing protein, with the translated sequence MMRKSRMIVPAVLLAALSAAAAPRRSAAPPANLIATFSIVAYDPANGDLGVAVTSKFPAVGNGVPWARAGVGAVATQAAANLSFGEGGLDWMVRGASAEEALRRVIEADPGREERQVGMVDARGNAATFTGKNCFSWAGGRTGKHYAAQGNILVGRETIEAMSRAFERTRGELPDRLVAALSAGQAAGGDRRGRESAALLVVRKGAGYGGRGDRWVDLRVDDHPDPVRELRRLLAVHHLYFGRTDRSKVVRIDAALAREIQLVLSRRGFYKGSIHGKYDAATRKALEDYLGWENLEERIQKDDTIDDVVLAYIREHDEPGRR